The Arachis ipaensis cultivar K30076 chromosome B07, Araip1.1, whole genome shotgun sequence genome includes a window with the following:
- the LOC107606821 gene encoding anthranilate N-methyltransferase-like isoform X1, translating to MALASHDSDAKLEKQEDDAFMFAQMACSVVVPMAVRTTIELGVFEIIAKEGEGAKLSAKDIVDRIGSNNPEAASMLDRVLRLLASHSLLSCSVVEDPESSNNLHHRLLYSLSPVSKYFVTDADGVSWGPSLAHLLDKVLYPCWSELKGAILEGGIPFNRVYGMNMFEYANIDPRFNEIFNKAMLTSSTISMKRILDVYKGFDHINKLVDVGGGLGATLNLITSKYPNIQGVNFDLPHVIENAPIYAGVEHIGGDMFESVPNGDAIFIKNILHDWDDEGCLKILKNCRKAIPNDGKVIVVDKILPAMPEQTDFAKMTFRSDVFMMIQMSKGKERTLQDFMHLAKASGFSSITLICNVSSLWVMEFFNQ from the exons ATGGCTCTTGCATCACATGATTCCGATGCAAAACTTGAGAAACAAGAAGATGATGCCTTTATGTTTGCGCAAATGGCATGTTCAGTTGTGGTTCCAATGGCTGTGAGGACCACAATAGAGCTTGGTGTATTTGAGATCATAGCAAAAGAAGGCGAAGGTGCAAAGCTCTCAGCAAAAGACATTGTGGATCGCATTGGAAGCAACAACCCTGAAGCAGCATCAATGTTGGATCGTGTTCTAAGGCTTCTTGCAAGTCATTCATTACTGTCTTGTTCTGTTGTTGAAGATCCAGAAAGCTCTAATAACTTGCACCACAGGCTACTGTATAGCCTCTCACCTGTTTCCAAATACTTTGTGACTGATGCTGATGGTGTGTCTTGGGGACCCTCTTTGGCGCATCTTCTGGATAAAGTCTTATATCCATGCTG GAGTGAACTAAAAGGAGCGATCTTAGAAGGAGGTATACCATTCAACAGGGTTTATGGTATGAATATGTTCGAGTATGCAAATATTGATCCACGGTTCAACGAGATTTTCAACAAAGCTATGCTCACATCCTCCACTATATCAATGAAGAGGATTCTTGATGTCTACAAAGGCTTCGACCACATCAATAAACTGGTTGACGTTGGTGGCGGTCTTGGGGCCACTCTCAACTTGATCACTTCCAAATACCCTAATATCCAGGGTGTCAATTTTGATTTGCCTCATGTTATAGAAAATGCCCCCATCTATGCTG GTGTGGAGCACATAGGCGGAGATATGTTCGAGAGCGTTCCCAACGGGGATGCAATTTTTATTAAG AACATACTTCATGATTGGGATGACGAAGGatgcttgaagatattaaagaaTTGTCGGAAGGCTATACCGAATGATGGGAAGGTGATTGTGGTGGACAAAATTCTTCCTGCAATGCCAGAGCAGACAGACTTTGCTAAGATGACTTTCAGGTCTGATGTTTTCATGATGATTCAAATGTCAAAAGGAAAGGAACGAACCCTCCAAGATTTCATGCATTTGGCCAAAGCATCTGGATTTAGTAGCATAACATTGATTTGTAATGTATCCAGCTTATGGGTCATGGAGTTCTTCAATCAGTAG
- the LOC107606821 gene encoding anthranilate N-methyltransferase-like isoform X2, translating into MALASHDSDAKLEKQEDDAFMFAQMACSVVVPMAVRTTIELGVFEIIAKEGEGAKLSAKDIVDRIGSNNPEAASMLDRVLRLLASHSLLSCSVVEDPESSNNLHHRLLYSLSPVSKYFVTDADGVSWGPSLAHLLDKVLYPCWSELKGAILEGGIPFNRVYGMNMFEYANIDPRFNEIFNKAMLTSSTISMKRILDVYKGFDHINKLVDVGGGLGATLNLITSKYPNIQGVNFDLPHVIENAPIYAGVEHIGGDMFESVPNGDAIFIKNILHDWDDEECLKILKNCCKAIHRMMGWTKFFLQCQSRQMLLRWLSGLMFS; encoded by the exons ATGGCTCTTGCATCACATGATTCCGATGCAAAACTTGAGAAACAAGAAGATGATGCCTTTATGTTTGCGCAAATGGCATGTTCAGTTGTGGTTCCAATGGCTGTGAGGACCACAATAGAGCTTGGTGTATTTGAGATCATAGCAAAAGAAGGCGAAGGTGCAAAGCTCTCAGCAAAAGACATTGTGGATCGCATTGGAAGCAACAACCCTGAAGCAGCATCAATGTTGGATCGTGTTCTAAGGCTTCTTGCAAGTCATTCATTACTGTCTTGTTCTGTTGTTGAAGATCCAGAAAGCTCTAATAACTTGCACCACAGGCTACTGTATAGCCTCTCACCTGTTTCCAAATACTTTGTGACTGATGCTGATGGTGTGTCTTGGGGACCCTCTTTGGCGCATCTTCTGGATAAAGTCTTATATCCATGCTG GAGTGAACTAAAAGGAGCGATCTTAGAAGGAGGTATACCATTCAACAGGGTTTATGGTATGAATATGTTCGAGTATGCAAATATTGATCCACGGTTCAACGAGATTTTCAACAAAGCTATGCTCACATCCTCCACTATATCAATGAAGAGGATTCTTGATGTCTACAAAGGCTTCGACCACATCAATAAACTGGTTGACGTTGGTGGCGGTCTTGGGGCCACTCTCAACTTGATCACTTCCAAATACCCTAATATCCAGGGTGTCAATTTTGATTTGCCTCATGTTATAGAAAATGCCCCCATCTATGCTG GTGTGGAGCACATAGGCGGAGATATGTTCGAGAGCGTTCCCAACGGGGATGCAATTTTTATTAAG AACATACTTCATGATTGGGATGACGAAGaatgcttgaagatattaaagaaTTGCTGCAAGGCTATACACCGAATGATGGGGTGGACAAAGTTCTTCCTGCAGTGCCAGAGCAGACAGATGTTGCTAAGATGGCTTTCAG GTCTGATGTTTTCATGA